The Monomorium pharaonis isolate MP-MQ-018 chromosome 5, ASM1337386v2, whole genome shotgun sequence genome includes a window with the following:
- the LOC118645771 gene encoding uncharacterized protein LOC118645771, giving the protein MSEELDYQLTHLHVVTRSLENFKKTGRLNYTPAKIRARIASLKEAWTQCIRGHAVLLRLYPVQERKGIAYFEEDQIEAHQEVYQTSLDFMTEWLEEMEPCVSPNRSAADLSLSRTETSSFSLQHLPPIQLPPFFENFTEWESFRDCFYALIIDNKDLSDYSHMHFLASSITGSARDVIAGIPITANNFSVAWKALLTRFENKRRLIKIHVATLHNLTPITRESAVELHTLHDKAEKAISALKCLNRSPEEMLSDILVYFVVQKLDPSTRRAWKIKGSTESAPLSFEDLIKFISYRALALEELTPLTEKPNRNVKSNNATLALWSSHAHYSPIQRREIVERLKRCFNCLSQKHSVNDCHTAVPASASANSAIAQSDHPVCDDVSSTPSQAVAMSSVSLRGSPVSVLLATAKIIVESEHRRQLTVRALIDQGSEVTFITEQLAQTLRLNRMRTFTTISAVGCSDAGLCRHAASVKIVSRYSAETTFTTIAFIFKSLTKYHPRCSQDVDNCQIILDGVRMGPIGLPVAQNSHFGRLISDPTLSPTSDAQSINVFHCALERELIRFWEIEDVPLRKFLSPAEQRCEEHFVTTHLRDVTGKYIMHLPFKTEESPDVGESRTVAMRSLLALNRRLQSNNELKTEYSAFLREYETLGHMKKISSPTELLKRVIYIPHHPVVRDSSSTTRVRVAFNASSLTTNGSSLNSNLFLGLKLQTDLTAVLLRWRQHRYEYQLLTVTYGTASAPFLALRVLKQLIIDEGGAFPLASSILTNHIYVDDVLFGAEDIPLLRCAREQVCDLLAKGGFTLRKWANNKLELLNDISSENYGLLVTAH; this is encoded by the exons ATGAGTGAGGAATTGGATTATCAGTTAACTCACCTCCACGTGGTCACGCGCTCACTCGAGAACTTTAAGAAAACCGGTCGTTTAAATTATACGCCGGCTAAAATCCGAGCCAGGATTGCGTCCCTCAAGGAAGCGTGGACGCAATGCATTCGAGGTCACGCCGTGCTACTTCGCCTCTACCCCGTTCAGGAGCGGAAGGGCATCGCTTATTTCGAAGAGGATCAGATTGAAGCGCATCAGGAAGTGTACCAAACATCGTTGGACTTCATGACGGAATGGCTGGAAGAGATGGAGCCCTGCGTGAGTCCTAACCGATCAGCCGCGGATCTCTCTCTTAGTCGGACGGAGACGTCGTCTTTTTCTCTGCAGCATCTCCCGCCGATTCAATTACCTccatttttcgaaaattttaccGAGTGGGAGAGCTTTCGCGATTGCTTTTACGctttaataatagataataaagatttgtcCGATTATTCACACATGCATTTCTTAGCGTCAAGTATCACGGGCTCAGCGCGTGATGTGATAGCCGGGATTCCGATTACAGCAAATAACTTTTCGGTAGCGTGGAAAGCCCTCCTAACTCGATTCGAAAATAAGCGCAGGCTTATCAAGATTCACGTCGCGACATTACATAATCTGACTCCAATCACGCGGGAATCAGCCGTCGAATTACACACCCTCCACGACAAAGCGGAAAAGGCGATTTCCGCTCTGAAGTGCCTCAATCGTTCGCCGGAGGAAATGTTAAGCGATATATTAGTGTATTTTGTCGTTCAAAAATTAGATCCATCAACCCGTCGGGCATGGAAAATCAAAGGCAGTACGGAGTCCGCTCCGCTCAGCTttgaagatttaattaaatttatctcgtATCGCGCTCTAGCGCTTGAAGAATTAACACCATTGACAGAAAAACCAAACAGGAATGTCAAATCTAATAACGCAACTCTGGCACTTTGGAGCTCACATGCccattat AGTCCGATTCAACGACGCGAAATTGTCGAACGTTTGAAACGATGCTTTAATTGCCTAAGCCAAAAGCATTCAGTGAATGACTGCCATA CGGCAGTGCCTGCCTCCGCCAGCGCTAATAGTGCAATTGCGCAGTCAGACCATCCCGTCTGCGATGATGTCTCTTCGACACCTTCGCAAGCCGTAGCAATGTCTTCCGTTTCATTACGCGGAAGTCCGGTTTCGGTATTACTCGCTACGGCGAAAATAATTGTGGAATCCGAGCACCGACGCCAACTAACCGTCAGAGCCTTAATAGATCAGGGCTCAGAGGTCACGTTCATTACCGAACAACTAGCTCAAACTTTGCGCCTTAATCGAATGCGAACATTTACAACCATATCGGCGGTCGGCTGTTCAGACGCGGGTCTTTGCCGACATGCTGCTTCCGTCAAAATAGTATCTCGCTATTCAGCGGAGACAACGTTTACTACCATcgcatttattttcaaatctctTACTAAATACCATCCTCGTTGCTCGCAAGATGTTGACAACTG tcaaattattttagacgGTGTTCGTATGGGCCCCATCGGGCTTCCGGTCGCTCAAAACTCCCACTTTGGTAGACTTATTTCCGATCCGACACTTTCTCCGACATCTGATGCACAAtctattaatgtttttcattGCGCATTGGAGCGGGAATTGATACGATTTTGGGAAATTGAGGATGTTCCTCTGCGTAAGTTCTTATCCCCAGCCGAACAACGATGCGAGGAGCACTTTGTAACCACTCATTTGCGTGACGTCACCGGAAAATATATCATGCATCTCCCGTTCAAAACCGAAGAGTCGCCGGATGTCGGAGAATCGCGCACTGTTGCCATGAGATCACTCTTAGCCCTCAATCGTCGACTCCAGTCGAATAACGAGCTCAAAACGGAATACTCGGCATTCCTTCGTGAGTACGAGACCCTCGGTCATATGAAGAAAATTTCGTCTCCGACGGAATTACTAAAACGAGTCATATATATTCCGCATCATCCAGTAGTGCGAGATTCAAGCTCAACAACTCGAGTCCGCGTCGCCTTTAACGCGTCAAGCTTGACAACGAACGGCTCATCTTTGAATTCTAATCTTTTCCTCGGGCTGAAGCTGCAGACGGATTTGACAGCAGTCCTACTAAGATGGCGGCAACATCGATAT GAGTATCAATTGCTCACAGTCACATATGGCACCGCTTCAGCTCCTTTCCTCGCCCTTCGCGTACTTAAGCAATTGATAATTGACGAGGGCGGAGCGTTTCCACTTGCGTCCTCGATTTTGACAAATCACATTTATGTCGACGATGTGCTGTTCGGCGCGGAGGATATACCGTTGCTGCGTTGTGCGCGTGAGCAAGTATGTGACCTCCTTGCGAAAGGCGGATTTACACTGCGCAAATGGGCCAATAACAAATTAGAATTGCTAAATGACATTTCGTCAGAAAATTACGGCCTGCTTGTAACCGCCCATTAA
- the LOC118645772 gene encoding uncharacterized protein LOC118645772 gives MSSVMYSDNGTTFVGADKELNQAYRAAITDLNLLNKIAITKVEWKYILPHAPHFGGLWEAGVRSVKYHLHRLIGAHTLTFEEFTTLLCRVKACLNSRHLGPIRDTVDDYETLIPGHFLIGSALNAIPEPSVLSISESRLSRWQLIRQLTERFWRIWQTDYVNTLQQKGKWRKQQPSIDIGAMVLLKNDFLPPCKWELDRVI, from the coding sequence ATGTCCTCCGTCATGTACTCCGATAACGGCACGACATTCGTCGGCGCCGACAAAGAACTAAACCAGGCGTACCGCGCTGCCATTACCGATCTTAACCTTCTCAATAAAATTGCGATTACCAAAGTCGAATGGAAATATATTCTTCCACATGCTCCTCACTTCGGAGGATTATGGGAGGCCGGCGTACGAAGCGTAAAGTACCATCTCCACCGCTTAATCGGAGCTCACACTCTGACGTTTGAAGAGTTTACCACCCTTCTGTGTCGGGTGAAGGCCTGCCTTAATTCGCGGCACCTGGGGCCTATTAGGGACACTGTTGACGACTATGAAACATTGATTCCGGGCCATTTCTTAATCGGTTCCGCTCTCAACGCGATTCCTGAGCCGTCGGTCCTGTCAATCTCGGAAAGTCGACTGTCTCGTTGGCAATTAATTCGTCAACTAACAGAAAGATTTTGGAGGATCTGGCAGACGGACTACGTCAATACCTTGCAGCAAAAGGGTAAATGGAGAAAACAACAACCGTCGATTGACATAGGAGCGATGGTTCTACTTAAAAATGATTTCTTGCCTCCCTGCAAATGGGAACTGGACAGGGTCATTTAA